One part of the Haliotis asinina isolate JCU_RB_2024 chromosome 2, JCU_Hal_asi_v2, whole genome shotgun sequence genome encodes these proteins:
- the LOC137273057 gene encoding organic cation/carnitine transporter 2-like isoform X1, protein MTTSCHLCRSGCRFAFPSGRRRWKERERFPDPDMYSDEIIDAVGGMSRFQFMITGFALGPKIIIAWGMLMMSFAGVSPDKWWCTDGDGAVNVSAYTGLKECPASDNDTACRFVYSQEKDTIINEWNLLCGMKSIKPLITAVQMTGVLIGALLSGQSADVIGRKKTLYISLFLHGGFNLVAAFSVSWEMFIVLRFCIGLMVGAVLVVSFPYPMEFVSTKWRPVTIAIPFWPVGSGLLAMTCWLRPNWSDVHLILAALHIPFFLGYMFVPESLRWLAVHGRLKEAEDVVDQMARYNRTQKPTNTAILLKKLADEEKSSRDSNRKYNYSDIYRGWGMCRVSVIHQAVWMIMSFTYYGISFGVGRLTGNLYLNMFLVAMVSVPSNVLAFFMNNRIGRRWTGFSFFLLATCGAFGVAIVSRFVASEGVRGAAIVTLALTCRLGVASAWSCFLAFTSESYPTVIRNLGYGAANTAARVGSIVSPYAFAMGSEDLLLPFVIVGSLMFACSILSLLSPETMGSPLADTTVESSGKTKPTETATADEKVHSQEQPNEIKLN, encoded by the exons ATGACAACGTCATGCCATTTGTGCAGGTCTGGATGTCGGTTTGCGTTTCCCTCAGGGAGAAGGCGATGGAAAGAACGAG AACGTTTTCCGGATCCAGACATGTACAGTGACGAGATAATAGATGCGGTTGGGGGAATGTCCCGCTTCCAGTTTATGATTACTGGTTTCGCCCTCGGCCCGAAGATTATCATAGCATGGGGAATGTTGATGATGTCGTTTGCCGGCGTTTCCCCCGACAAGTGGTGGTGCACGGACGGTGATGGTGCTGTGAATGTCAGCGCGTATACTGGCTTAAAGGAGTGTCCGGCGTCAGACAACGATACAGCCTGTAGGTTTGTGTACAGCCAAGAGAAGGATACCATCATCAATGAG TGGAACCTCCTGTGTGGCATGAAGAGCATCAAGCCATTAATCACAGCAGTACAGATGACGGGGGTGCTGATTGGGGCGTTACTTAGTGGCCAGTCTGCTGATGTCATCGGGAGAAAGAAGACATTGTACATCTCTCTGTTTCTGCATGGAGGATTCAACTTGGTGGCAGCTTTTTCAGTGTCGTGGGAAATGTTCATCGTTCTAAG ATTTTGCATTGGGTTGATGGTTGGTGCGGTGTTGGTGGTCAGCTTTCCCTACCCTATGGAGTTTGTCAGCACAAAGTGGCGCCCAGTCACCATCGCCATTCCTTTCTGGCCTGTAGGGTCCGGCCTGTTGGCCATGACGTGCTGGCTGCGGCCGAACTGGTCGGATGTTCACCTCATCTTGGCCGCCCTGCACATCCCTTTCTTCCTAGGATACAT GTTTGTGCCAGAAAGTTTGCGTTGGCTTGCAGTTCATGGACGACTGAAGGAGGCCGAGGATGTAGTGGATCAAATGGCTCGGTACAACAGAACACAGAAGCCAACAAACACGGCCATTCTTCTGAAGAAACTCGCAGATGAGGAAAAGAGTTCCAGAGATTCCAATCGGAAATACAACTATTCGGACATATACCGAGGCTGGGGTATGTGCCGTGTATCGGTGATCCATCAGGCTGTGTG GATGATCATGTCGTTCACATACTACGGGATTTCCTTCGGGGTAGGACGCCTGACTGGAAACCTCTACCTCAACATGTTCCTTGTTGCCATGGTTTCAGTACCCAGCAACGTCCTGGCATTTTTCATGAACAACAG GATTGGGCGTCGATGGACTGGATTCTCCTTTTTCCTGCTGGCAACGTGTGGTGCTTTTGGTGTCGCTATTGTATCACGTTTTG TAGCTTCTGAAGGTGTCCGCGGTGCTGCTATCGTGACCCTGGCGCTGACCTGTAGACTTGGAGTGGCCTCAGCCTGGTCGTGTTTCTTGGCGTTCACCAGTGAATCCTACCCAACAGTCATCAG AAACTTGGGCTACGGCGCGGCGAACACGGCTGCACGTGTTGGGAGCATTGTGTCGCCGTATGCATTTGCTATG GGAAGCGAAGATCTTCTGCTCCCGTTTGTCATTGTGGGGTCGCTGATGTTCGCCTGCTCCATATTGTCTCTGTTGAGCCCAGAGACTATGGGCAGTCCCTTGGCGGACACAACTGTGGAGTCTTCAGGGAAAACAAAACCTACCGAAACAGCGACTGCAGATGAGAAAGTTCACTCACAGGAACAaccaaatgaaatcaaactaaACTAG
- the LOC137273057 gene encoding organic cation/carnitine transporter 2-like isoform X2 translates to MYSDEIIDAVGGMSRFQFMITGFALGPKIIIAWGMLMMSFAGVSPDKWWCTDGDGAVNVSAYTGLKECPASDNDTACRFVYSQEKDTIINEWNLLCGMKSIKPLITAVQMTGVLIGALLSGQSADVIGRKKTLYISLFLHGGFNLVAAFSVSWEMFIVLRFCIGLMVGAVLVVSFPYPMEFVSTKWRPVTIAIPFWPVGSGLLAMTCWLRPNWSDVHLILAALHIPFFLGYMFVPESLRWLAVHGRLKEAEDVVDQMARYNRTQKPTNTAILLKKLADEEKSSRDSNRKYNYSDIYRGWGMCRVSVIHQAVWMIMSFTYYGISFGVGRLTGNLYLNMFLVAMVSVPSNVLAFFMNNRIGRRWTGFSFFLLATCGAFGVAIVSRFVASEGVRGAAIVTLALTCRLGVASAWSCFLAFTSESYPTVIRNLGYGAANTAARVGSIVSPYAFAMGSEDLLLPFVIVGSLMFACSILSLLSPETMGSPLADTTVESSGKTKPTETATADEKVHSQEQPNEIKLN, encoded by the exons ATGTACAGTGACGAGATAATAGATGCGGTTGGGGGAATGTCCCGCTTCCAGTTTATGATTACTGGTTTCGCCCTCGGCCCGAAGATTATCATAGCATGGGGAATGTTGATGATGTCGTTTGCCGGCGTTTCCCCCGACAAGTGGTGGTGCACGGACGGTGATGGTGCTGTGAATGTCAGCGCGTATACTGGCTTAAAGGAGTGTCCGGCGTCAGACAACGATACAGCCTGTAGGTTTGTGTACAGCCAAGAGAAGGATACCATCATCAATGAG TGGAACCTCCTGTGTGGCATGAAGAGCATCAAGCCATTAATCACAGCAGTACAGATGACGGGGGTGCTGATTGGGGCGTTACTTAGTGGCCAGTCTGCTGATGTCATCGGGAGAAAGAAGACATTGTACATCTCTCTGTTTCTGCATGGAGGATTCAACTTGGTGGCAGCTTTTTCAGTGTCGTGGGAAATGTTCATCGTTCTAAG ATTTTGCATTGGGTTGATGGTTGGTGCGGTGTTGGTGGTCAGCTTTCCCTACCCTATGGAGTTTGTCAGCACAAAGTGGCGCCCAGTCACCATCGCCATTCCTTTCTGGCCTGTAGGGTCCGGCCTGTTGGCCATGACGTGCTGGCTGCGGCCGAACTGGTCGGATGTTCACCTCATCTTGGCCGCCCTGCACATCCCTTTCTTCCTAGGATACAT GTTTGTGCCAGAAAGTTTGCGTTGGCTTGCAGTTCATGGACGACTGAAGGAGGCCGAGGATGTAGTGGATCAAATGGCTCGGTACAACAGAACACAGAAGCCAACAAACACGGCCATTCTTCTGAAGAAACTCGCAGATGAGGAAAAGAGTTCCAGAGATTCCAATCGGAAATACAACTATTCGGACATATACCGAGGCTGGGGTATGTGCCGTGTATCGGTGATCCATCAGGCTGTGTG GATGATCATGTCGTTCACATACTACGGGATTTCCTTCGGGGTAGGACGCCTGACTGGAAACCTCTACCTCAACATGTTCCTTGTTGCCATGGTTTCAGTACCCAGCAACGTCCTGGCATTTTTCATGAACAACAG GATTGGGCGTCGATGGACTGGATTCTCCTTTTTCCTGCTGGCAACGTGTGGTGCTTTTGGTGTCGCTATTGTATCACGTTTTG TAGCTTCTGAAGGTGTCCGCGGTGCTGCTATCGTGACCCTGGCGCTGACCTGTAGACTTGGAGTGGCCTCAGCCTGGTCGTGTTTCTTGGCGTTCACCAGTGAATCCTACCCAACAGTCATCAG AAACTTGGGCTACGGCGCGGCGAACACGGCTGCACGTGTTGGGAGCATTGTGTCGCCGTATGCATTTGCTATG GGAAGCGAAGATCTTCTGCTCCCGTTTGTCATTGTGGGGTCGCTGATGTTCGCCTGCTCCATATTGTCTCTGTTGAGCCCAGAGACTATGGGCAGTCCCTTGGCGGACACAACTGTGGAGTCTTCAGGGAAAACAAAACCTACCGAAACAGCGACTGCAGATGAGAAAGTTCACTCACAGGAACAaccaaatgaaatcaaactaaACTAG